The genomic interval CTACTTCCCGGTTAATGCAATTGCATTAGAAGAAATTTTGGTTTTAAAGATAAATGGGAAAAAGTTTTTAGATATTCTGTCAGAAAGGGAAAATTTGAATAAAAAATTTGTGTTTCTTTTAATTCAAAGAATAAAAACCCTGCTGTCAAGGCTTGAAATGGCAGGGACGGAGAGTGTTGAAGAAAGGCTTCTCCATTATTTAAAGGATATTGCAGAGAAAAAAGGGAGTGAGTTTACCTTGCCTATATCAAAAGGGGAGTTGGCTTCACTTTTGTTTACCTCACCAGAAACTATATCAAGGACTTTTGCCCGTTTAAAAGATAAGGGAATCATTGAAGTTCACGGAAAGAAAATTATAGTAAAAAAATTTACAGATTTTTAAATTTCTATTTGATTTTTTAATTTAAAAGATTATATTTTTACATAAAAGAGGAGGTTATAAGTTTGAAGAAGGTTGTATTATGCCTTTTTATTTTTTTAGCAATTAATGTATTTGCCCAGAGTTATATATATGATGATAGTGTAAACTACGATTGGATTGAAATTGATGGAACTGGTACAGAGGTCTCCTGGGACAATCAGTGCACATATTATCCTGATGATGATGATAAAGTTATAATTAATATAGGTTTTGATTTTTATTTCGGGTGTACTTCTTATAATCAGGTTATAATTGGTTCAAATGGTTTCTTGCAGTTTGGCAATGATACAGGTTTTTTCAGACAGTATAATAATACCTCATTACCCGTTACTTCAAATCCTCCCTCACCACCATCTTCAAGCTGTCCATCATCTCCTGCCGATAATTTTATTGCGGCATATTGGGATGATTTAGACCCTGGCAGTGGTGGAAAAGTTTATTACCAGACTATGGGAAGTGTACCTAATAGAATTTTTATTGTTGAATTTTATAGAGTTAAGAGGTATGGGGGTAATACAAGGTATACCTTTGAGGTTATTTTATACGAAAAAACTGGAGATATAAAGTGTCAGTATAAAGAAAATTGTACTGGTAATTCTGCCACAGTTGGTGTTGAGATAGATGATAATGATTACATTCAATATCTTTACAATGAAAATAAATTGAATGATGAAGAGGCATTAATGTTTTACAACACCTGCCTTCCCTATGCAGATTATCATTTTGACGGATGTTACTGGGAGGATGGTGAAGCAGAGGTGCTGGATAGCCGGAGGGATTTTAACGGCACACCATACAATGTTTCAACGGTTGATGACGGTGTTATTTGTAGAAGCGCTGATTTCACAGCGGATAGTACAAGTGATTATATTTCTCTTCCCAATACAGTGCTTGATGGAGCAAATGATGTTTCAGTTTCATTCTGGATTAAGACAGGTTATACCGGGGCGCAGGCAATAGTTTCTGCAGCCAATTCAACAGTTACCTATGCAAATGAATTTTTGATTTATTTCTCAAATTCAACAAGGTTATACATTTATATAAAGGGTGCATATGCATATACAACTGTCAATGATATTGCTGACAATCAGTGGCATCACTTTACGGTTGTTAGGGAGGGAACAGATGTTTACATCTATCAGGATGGTTCTTTAATTGCTCATAGAACAAATGCACCTGGAGGGGCTTTAAATGTTGAGCCAGGAGGCTTGATAATTGGACAGGAGCAGGATAGTGTAGGTGGGAGTTTCCAGCAGAGTCAGGATTGTCAGGGGTATGTTGATGAATTGTTATTCTTTAGAAGATCGCTGTCTTCTTCAGAAGTTCAGAGTATTTATAACAATCAATCAAATGGCAACAATTGGAATGGTGATTCAAGAACCTGTCCAAATTGCAGCCCTATTGCAGACTGGCATCTTGATGAATGTTTCTGGGGTGGTTCAACTGGAGAGGTTATTGATTATTCAGGCAATAATTACAATGGCACGGCGAATGGCGATGCCTTTACCTCAAATGCACTTCTCTGTTATGGAGGCAATTTTGACGGAGATGGAGATTATGTTGAGATACCTTCAAACTCAGACCTTGAACCGACGGAAAAATTAACCATTTGCGCCTGGATTAAAAAATCAACTGCAGATACAAGCGGGTTGCAGAATATTTTTACCAATGGTGGCTGGTTCAGGGCTTTGAGATTAAGCGATAATAATGTTCTTTTTCAGTTAAGAATAAATGGCACAGACCAGTATCTATATTCTTCCACTCAAATAACTGATACAAACTGGCACCATCTGGTTGGAGTGTATAATGGCAGTAAAATGAAATTATATATTGACGGAAATCTTGATGCAACTTTAGATGTAAGCGGTTCTATTGACCAGGGCAATTACCTTCACTGTATAGGTAGTGAATACGGCGGATATTATTTTAGTGGACAGATTGACGAGGTTATGGTTTTTGAAACATCTCTATCATCCTCTAAGGTGCAGGAGTTATACAACAATCAATTGTCAAATTTAAATTGGGATGGCACTTCAAGGAACTGTGTCCCCTGTTCCGCTGATATTGAGTACAGAATGGACGAGTGCTTGTGGGACGGAACGGCAAATGAAATTGTAGATTCAAGTGGAAACGGGCATGACGGCCAATCAAAAAACGGAGCGAATATTGAAACAGATGATTCAGTAATTTGCAGAAGCGGTAATTTTTCAGATGACAACTATGGAGTTATAAGCGGAACAGGTTATACACTTTCATTGCCATACACTGTAACTTGCTGGATTAAATTTCCATTAAACGCACCTTCTCCCCATAGCCAGTACTATGTGCTTGGTTCAATTAACGGAGATGGAGACCTTGTTGTTTTTTATAACAGTGGTTCTTCTGTAAGGTGGGGAATATGGAATCAAAATAGACAATGGGAAACTAATTCCCTTGCAGACAATCTTTCTGGCTGGCATCACATAGCGGTTGTTGTAACTTCATCTGGCAGCAAAATGTACCTTGACGGGAATTATGTGAACTCTGTATCCCTTTACAGTATAGGTGCTCTTTACTATCTTTTTACCTCAAGTGACGATTTAAACGGGCAAACAATAGGAACACTTGTGGATGAATTTAAAATATTTGGATACGCTTTAAGTGATTCTCAAATCGCTTACATTTATAACAATGAGTCGTCAGGGATAAATTATGATGGAACATCAAGAGATTGCAATGGTTGTTCAAATGTTTCATACATTGAAATTACTCACGATGGAAGTGGAATAGTCTGTTATCCAGAAAGAGTGCATATAAGAATATGCGATTCAGGGGGGAATACAGTTACCAACTATACTGGAACGATTACCCTTACAACATCAACAGGCCACGGTACCTGGTATTCATCTTACACAGG from Thermotomaculum hydrothermale carries:
- a CDS encoding Crp/Fnr family transcriptional regulator codes for the protein MKKDAAITLFSNKFLGNTSPEIIKLIDNISTLESINKKEHLFFEGDKGESFYFLVSGKVKLYKISSAGKEVVVKIINPGEIFAEVTIIDPYFPVNAIALEEILVLKINGKKFLDILSERENLNKKFVFLLIQRIKTLLSRLEMAGTESVEERLLHYLKDIAEKKGSEFTLPISKGELASLLFTSPETISRTFARLKDKGIIEVHGKKIIVKKFTDF
- a CDS encoding LamG domain-containing protein — encoded protein: MKKVVLCLFIFLAINVFAQSYIYDDSVNYDWIEIDGTGTEVSWDNQCTYYPDDDDKVIINIGFDFYFGCTSYNQVIIGSNGFLQFGNDTGFFRQYNNTSLPVTSNPPSPPSSSCPSSPADNFIAAYWDDLDPGSGGKVYYQTMGSVPNRIFIVEFYRVKRYGGNTRYTFEVILYEKTGDIKCQYKENCTGNSATVGVEIDDNDYIQYLYNENKLNDEEALMFYNTCLPYADYHFDGCYWEDGEAEVLDSRRDFNGTPYNVSTVDDGVICRSADFTADSTSDYISLPNTVLDGANDVSVSFWIKTGYTGAQAIVSAANSTVTYANEFLIYFSNSTRLYIYIKGAYAYTTVNDIADNQWHHFTVVREGTDVYIYQDGSLIAHRTNAPGGALNVEPGGLIIGQEQDSVGGSFQQSQDCQGYVDELLFFRRSLSSSEVQSIYNNQSNGNNWNGDSRTCPNCSPIADWHLDECFWGGSTGEVIDYSGNNYNGTANGDAFTSNALLCYGGNFDGDGDYVEIPSNSDLEPTEKLTICAWIKKSTADTSGLQNIFTNGGWFRALRLSDNNVLFQLRINGTDQYLYSSTQITDTNWHHLVGVYNGSKMKLYIDGNLDATLDVSGSIDQGNYLHCIGSEYGGYYFSGQIDEVMVFETSLSSSKVQELYNNQLSNLNWDGTSRNCVPCSADIEYRMDECLWDGTANEIVDSSGNGHDGQSKNGANIETDDSVICRSGNFSDDNYGVISGTGYTLSLPYTVTCWIKFPLNAPSPHSQYYVLGSINGDGDLVVFYNSGSSVRWGIWNQNRQWETNSLADNLSGWHHIAVVVTSSGSKMYLDGNYVNSVSLYSIGALYYLFTSSDDLNGQTIGTLVDEFKIFGYALSDSQIAYIYNNESSGINYDGTSRDCNGCSNVSYIEITHDGSGIVCYPERVHIRICDSGGNTVTNYTGTITLTTSTGHGTWYSSYTGVTNDDPPQGTLTDNTSDDGQATYQFVAADEGEVTLFLRDTHLETLTIYATDGSADSTGHDSGALVFRASGFVFDSIANQISGKDFSVTVKAVGEDPETGDCTILDYDGTKTITAYVIYQNPSTGSTDLKINGTDISSSGTNISLNFSNGQCTFTANYPDAGQISIRFTDSAEDITGDSNLFVVKPFGFYVSATGNPGASDASGAVFKKAGEQFELVVKAVNWQSADDSDNDGVPDDGADLSDNSITPNYSETVNLISSLVAPSGGASGTLSPTSLNLSGGQGSDSIMTFTEVGIITITATDSDYLGAGSINGNSGNVGRFIPDSFRFDNVTQNPACSSVFTYGGQNFTVDVSLSAVNSNGDITQNYTGDFAKLDFSGLSCSAIINSSTSGDGTLNVNSTTINFNNGQTSFTLPCNYNWSDEHNPENLAIKITATDSDNVSGEGISNYVPFRYGRLRVENGYAPSADQSLTLNVFAEYYQDGDYLLNSDDNCTTYTDSDVSLSNYSGNLDAGETSIVNYSTISNGEGSLTLSPPGVGNEGTVDLIFSAPYYMHFASGRATFGIYRGNDNIISWEELF